In Symmachiella dynata, the following are encoded in one genomic region:
- a CDS encoding bifunctional folylpolyglutamate synthase/dihydrofolate synthase gives MTEDRLTYRQAIDYLMGRINYERLGAHQYSARDLKLDRMGALLEVLGNPQDSLPAVHIAGTKGKGSTAMMTAAMLTAAGYRVGLYTSPHITRLEERMTVNGRPPSEAEMVSLTSQLRTAVEAVDAQGELGPLTYFEILTAMAWLLFRRENVDIVVLEVGLGGRLDSTNLCRPEVTVITSISLDHTQILGSTLDKIAREKAGILKPGIPLICGVTDPLPREAIEQIATERGVPIVQLGQELSFQYTSQSDSVSPPQGVGGTLSVTVGEQVFSDIRLQVLGAHQAHNAAMATAAVLQLQERGWNIPTSAIYSGLQAVTCPVRMEVIRTDPLTILDAAHNMASIRAFGESIQSTFANQRKLLIFATTKDKPVEEMLRYLMPRFDQVVLTQYLNNPRRLGVRELSAVAREVTESEFVVAESPQEAWKIAAGQASSMDLICVAGSFFIAAEVREILLAQPTEMGDSAEQASTVIGPPC, from the coding sequence ATGACAGAGGATAGACTGACGTATCGGCAGGCCATCGATTATTTGATGGGGCGGATCAACTACGAACGTTTGGGAGCTCACCAGTATTCGGCGCGCGATTTGAAACTCGACCGCATGGGGGCGCTGTTAGAAGTCTTGGGCAACCCACAAGATTCGCTGCCGGCTGTGCATATTGCAGGGACCAAGGGCAAAGGTTCGACGGCGATGATGACCGCGGCGATGCTCACCGCGGCCGGATATCGCGTCGGCTTGTACACATCGCCGCACATCACGCGACTGGAAGAACGGATGACGGTCAATGGCCGACCGCCGAGTGAAGCGGAAATGGTTTCGCTGACGTCTCAGTTGCGGACCGCGGTAGAGGCCGTCGATGCGCAAGGTGAATTGGGGCCGCTGACGTATTTTGAAATACTCACGGCGATGGCTTGGCTGCTGTTTCGCCGTGAGAATGTGGATATCGTCGTCTTGGAGGTGGGACTGGGGGGCCGTTTGGATTCCACCAATCTTTGCCGACCAGAAGTGACGGTCATCACCAGCATCAGCTTGGACCACACTCAAATCTTAGGGTCGACCTTGGATAAAATCGCTCGCGAAAAAGCGGGCATTTTGAAGCCGGGCATTCCGTTGATTTGCGGCGTGACTGACCCCCTGCCCCGAGAAGCCATTGAGCAAATTGCCACTGAACGCGGCGTACCAATTGTGCAACTGGGGCAGGAGTTGAGCTTTCAATACACATCCCAAAGTGACTCTGTGTCGCCACCGCAGGGAGTGGGGGGAACGTTGTCAGTGACCGTCGGAGAGCAGGTCTTTTCGGACATCCGGCTACAAGTGTTGGGGGCTCATCAAGCTCATAACGCGGCGATGGCGACGGCAGCGGTTTTGCAGTTGCAGGAGCGGGGCTGGAACATTCCCACGTCGGCGATTTACTCCGGGTTGCAAGCGGTCACCTGTCCGGTGCGAATGGAGGTGATCCGAACTGACCCACTGACGATCTTGGACGCGGCCCACAACATGGCATCGATCCGTGCTTTTGGCGAAAGCATTCAGAGCACCTTTGCCAATCAGCGAAAACTCTTAATCTTTGCGACGACAAAGGACAAACCGGTCGAAGAGATGCTGCGCTATTTAATGCCACGCTTCGATCAGGTCGTGTTGACGCAATATCTCAACAATCCGCGCCGGTTAGGGGTTCGTGAATTGTCCGCTGTGGCGCGCGAGGTGACCGAGAGCGAATTCGTCGTGGCCGAAAGTCCCCAAGAGGCTTGGAAGATTGCAGCGGGGCAAGCGTCCAGCATGGATTTGATTTGTGTGGCGGGTTCGTTTTTTATCGCCGCTGAAGTGCGCGAAATCTTGTTGGCGCAGCCGACAGAGATGGGAGATTCGGCGGAGCAAGCCTCGACGGTGATTGGGCCACCTTGCTGA
- the pilM gene encoding type IV pilus assembly protein PilM, translated as MADTRAAWGIEIGQAGLKAIRLEYSEAADQVVATAFDFVAHPKILSQPDANPEALIHEALDTFLTRNNVEGDLISISVPGQTALARFIQLPPVESSKVAEIVKYEARQQIPFALEDVIWDYQPLGSGTEEGGFMLDAEVGLFAMKRDQVQQTLQPFLDQLVEVESIQISPLALYNFLCYDQMDLGKDDPVDPDADYTIVLDMGADNTTLLVTNGQKIWLRNVPIGGNHFTRALTKDLKLTFAKAEHLKCNATKSPDPRSVFQALRPVFNDYVSEIRRSIGYFSSVNKDAKIEKVVGVGNGFKLAGLQKFLQQNLQYQVDRVHSFDAVSGDAVLRAPLFQDNIMSFAVPYGLALQSLGLTRIHTSLLPPEITTERLIRKKKPWAIAAAASLLVGFTLSAIGYTSVMASVEKDIWSSAEERAKQVKQQAESFKSNYASATSANAALRQTGDTLVGVEEDRVYWPELYKAINECLPREVGDEGVESDDPSKKKRIQINSIRVRFIDDLTEWYVELTDAQKAEMREDDQKLAPDGPGYLVMLSCQHSYKEDDPRFTNRKWIRETILENLKQWTVQQDKVLAEIPVRKIGITHPVLAFASKEQRLPNLIPKPGQIIDDRIAKNDRGRSRGASNFGAEDDFFRDKGKRRSRGGGSGSIAKPTISTDTLPTINPTMTEIEYWEVPLTQFQIQFVWQPTPFKLRKDVDPAFAESAGDAETGEAGSADQAPGTGETNGTNDTSPTPGEPAADATPASPAGNETN; from the coding sequence ATGGCTGACACACGTGCGGCATGGGGAATCGAAATCGGGCAGGCTGGGCTGAAAGCAATCCGCCTGGAGTATTCGGAGGCTGCCGATCAAGTCGTTGCGACGGCATTCGATTTTGTCGCGCATCCCAAGATTCTTTCGCAGCCTGACGCCAATCCGGAAGCGTTGATCCACGAAGCGCTCGACACGTTTTTGACTCGCAATAATGTCGAAGGCGATCTGATCAGCATCAGCGTTCCGGGGCAAACCGCTTTGGCCCGCTTCATTCAGTTACCGCCGGTCGAGTCGAGTAAAGTGGCGGAGATCGTCAAATACGAAGCGCGACAACAAATCCCTTTCGCCCTGGAAGACGTCATCTGGGACTACCAGCCGCTGGGCAGCGGGACCGAAGAAGGCGGATTCATGTTGGATGCGGAGGTGGGCCTGTTCGCGATGAAACGCGACCAAGTCCAACAAACTCTGCAACCATTCCTGGATCAATTGGTTGAAGTCGAGTCGATCCAGATTTCGCCGTTGGCGTTGTACAACTTCCTCTGCTACGACCAAATGGATCTGGGCAAGGATGATCCGGTTGATCCTGATGCCGATTACACGATTGTGCTCGACATGGGGGCGGATAATACCACCCTGCTGGTCACCAACGGACAAAAAATTTGGTTGCGTAACGTTCCTATCGGTGGCAACCACTTTACGCGGGCGTTGACGAAAGACCTGAAACTGACCTTCGCTAAGGCGGAGCACTTGAAATGCAACGCGACCAAATCTCCGGATCCTCGTTCAGTGTTCCAAGCACTGCGGCCGGTCTTTAACGACTATGTCTCGGAAATTCGTCGCTCAATCGGGTACTTCTCCAGCGTCAACAAAGACGCCAAGATCGAAAAAGTTGTGGGGGTGGGCAACGGCTTCAAGTTGGCCGGTTTGCAAAAATTCCTACAGCAGAACCTGCAATATCAGGTCGACCGCGTGCATTCGTTCGATGCGGTTTCGGGCGATGCCGTGCTGCGGGCGCCGTTGTTCCAAGACAACATCATGAGTTTTGCCGTCCCCTACGGTTTGGCGTTGCAATCGCTGGGTTTGACACGGATTCACACGTCACTCTTGCCGCCTGAGATCACAACCGAACGCTTGATCCGTAAGAAAAAGCCGTGGGCGATCGCGGCAGCCGCGTCGTTGTTGGTCGGCTTTACACTTTCAGCCATCGGCTACACCAGCGTGATGGCATCGGTGGAGAAGGACATCTGGTCCAGCGCCGAGGAACGTGCCAAGCAGGTGAAACAACAGGCCGAAAGTTTTAAATCAAATTATGCCTCAGCCACCTCCGCCAACGCGGCATTACGGCAGACGGGAGATACGCTGGTTGGTGTCGAAGAGGACCGCGTCTATTGGCCTGAACTTTACAAGGCAATCAACGAGTGCTTGCCGCGCGAAGTGGGCGATGAAGGCGTCGAGTCCGACGACCCCTCCAAAAAGAAGCGGATTCAGATCAATTCAATTCGAGTCCGGTTTATTGATGATTTAACCGAATGGTACGTCGAACTCACCGATGCACAGAAAGCCGAGATGCGAGAGGACGACCAAAAGCTTGCACCTGACGGTCCTGGTTATTTGGTCATGTTGAGCTGCCAGCACAGCTACAAAGAAGACGACCCCCGATTTACTAATCGGAAATGGATTCGTGAAACCATTTTGGAGAACCTGAAACAGTGGACCGTGCAACAGGACAAAGTGCTGGCTGAGATCCCGGTTCGAAAAATTGGCATTACGCATCCCGTCTTGGCTTTCGCATCCAAGGAACAACGCTTACCGAACCTGATTCCTAAGCCTGGGCAAATCATCGACGACCGAATAGCGAAAAATGATCGCGGCCGTTCCCGAGGTGCTTCCAACTTTGGTGCGGAGGACGATTTCTTCCGAGACAAAGGCAAACGTCGCAGTAGGGGTGGAGGGAGTGGTAGTATTGCTAAGCCAACCATCAGTACGGATACGCTCCCCACGATCAACCCGACGATGACAGAGATCGAGTATTGGGAAGTGCCACTGACACAATTTCAAATTCAATTTGTCTGGCAGCCGACCCCCTTCAAATTGCGGAAAGACGTTGATCCCGCTTTCGCTGAATCGGCCGGAGATGCGGAAACGGGCGAAGCGGGAAGTGCTGATCAAGCACCCGGAACAGGTGAAACCAATGGGACAAACGACACTTCGCCGACGCCAGGTGAACCGGCGGCCGATGCGACGCCAGCATCCCCGGCTGGGAACGAAACCAATTAG
- the cmk gene encoding (d)CMP kinase, whose amino-acid sequence MIITIDGPAGAGKSTVARQLANRLGFAFLDTGAMYRAVAWACLQRDVDFSDVDAVADVARTIVIQFDGDEVLVDGQNVSGEIRTNDVTAASQYTAGNLEVREILVEQQRRIAGDSDVVTEGRDQGTVVFPAAEFKFFITASPESRARRRQEEFAARGQNIPLEQVLADQTDRDNRDAARKVGAMKPAADAVEVDTSQIDADAVVQRLLEIIGGTPD is encoded by the coding sequence ATGATCATCACCATCGATGGACCCGCTGGGGCGGGGAAAAGTACGGTTGCTCGTCAACTCGCGAACCGGTTGGGGTTTGCGTTTCTCGATACCGGTGCGATGTATCGCGCGGTTGCCTGGGCGTGTTTGCAGCGGGACGTTGATTTTTCTGATGTCGATGCTGTGGCGGACGTGGCGCGGACGATCGTGATTCAATTCGATGGCGATGAAGTCTTGGTCGATGGGCAAAACGTTTCGGGCGAGATCCGCACCAACGACGTCACCGCTGCTTCGCAATATACTGCCGGCAATCTCGAGGTGCGTGAAATCCTGGTCGAGCAACAGCGCCGCATCGCTGGCGATTCTGACGTCGTCACCGAAGGACGCGATCAGGGGACGGTTGTCTTTCCGGCTGCGGAGTTTAAGTTTTTCATCACCGCCAGTCCCGAATCCCGCGCACGCCGCCGCCAAGAAGAATTCGCCGCCCGCGGGCAGAACATTCCACTGGAACAGGTCTTGGCGGACCAAACCGACCGCGACAACCGCGACGCCGCCCGCAAAGTGGGAGCAATGAAACCCGCCGCCGATGCCGTCGAGGTCGACACATCCCAGATCGATGCCGACGCTGTGGTGCAGCGGTTGCTGGAGATCATCGGCGGCACGCCTGATTGA
- a CDS encoding DUF1559 domain-containing protein, protein MTDHPDETGVEFADVQPSKQKFTLIEGLVTMSIIALLIALISPAKRSAREAARRTQCINHLKNIGLALHNYANEYGAFPPAYSVDGHGKPLHSWRTLILPYLDQRSLYERIDLTKPWDDPANAEAYATELRVFQCPSAELEPQQTVYLGVTAPGGFFREDVPRKLTDVTDDPHETLMVIEAPSKNAVHWMAPRDADARVVLSLTNDAELHHPGITIAAFVDGTVSAISSTIPETEYRRLISIAGDDRQDAVIPVEE, encoded by the coding sequence ATGACTGATCATCCCGATGAAACCGGCGTGGAATTTGCCGACGTGCAGCCGTCGAAGCAGAAGTTTACGCTCATTGAAGGATTGGTCACAATGAGCATCATTGCATTACTGATTGCGCTGATTTCGCCCGCCAAGCGTTCGGCACGCGAAGCGGCGCGGCGTACGCAATGCATCAATCACCTCAAGAACATCGGGCTGGCGCTGCACAATTATGCAAACGAATATGGCGCGTTCCCGCCTGCCTATTCGGTCGATGGCCACGGCAAACCGCTGCACAGTTGGCGGACGTTGATTCTGCCGTATCTGGATCAACGGTCACTTTACGAAAGGATCGACCTCACCAAGCCTTGGGACGATCCCGCGAATGCCGAAGCGTACGCGACGGAATTACGTGTATTCCAATGCCCCTCGGCGGAATTGGAACCGCAGCAGACGGTCTATTTGGGGGTCACGGCTCCTGGCGGATTTTTCAGGGAGGATGTCCCCCGCAAATTGACCGATGTCACAGATGATCCGCACGAGACGCTGATGGTTATCGAAGCCCCGTCCAAGAACGCCGTACATTGGATGGCTCCCCGCGATGCCGATGCACGGGTCGTGTTGAGCCTCACTAACGACGCCGAACTGCATCATCCTGGTATTACTATTGCAGCGTTCGTAGATGGGACGGTAAGTGCAATCTCATCCACGATACCTGAAACGGAATATCGACGTCTGATATCGATCGCTGGAGATGACCGGCAGGACGCCGTTATTCCCGTCGAGGAGTGA
- a CDS encoding DUF1559 domain-containing protein yields MSSRSFFYSRGGVYPRAAQGHRRGITLVELLLVISIVAMIVAILSPILRSNDRGGHDHSRTHCINKLKNISLALHNYNNTYGGLPPAYTVDAEGKPLHSWRTLILPYLDQKELYEKIDLSKPWDDPVNAEAAATYISEYDCPSTYSELERNRTVYLAVVTPESCIRPTKVRPISEVTDGLLNTLMVLEVPVKYAVPWMSPQDANLQLVLSSISGEDLQHSDGFNAGLADGRVKFLSSEISAATLRSLTTAAQGDVVGEF; encoded by the coding sequence ATGAGCAGCCGATCCTTTTTCTATTCCCGTGGTGGCGTGTACCCTCGCGCGGCACAGGGTCATCGGCGAGGTATCACGCTTGTTGAGTTGCTGCTCGTAATTAGCATCGTTGCAATGATCGTCGCGATCCTGTCGCCCATCCTGCGATCTAACGATCGCGGTGGACACGACCATTCCCGTACTCATTGCATTAACAAGCTCAAGAATATTTCGTTGGCGCTGCACAATTACAATAACACCTACGGCGGCTTGCCACCGGCGTACACGGTCGATGCCGAGGGTAAGCCGCTGCACAGTTGGCGGACGTTGATTCTGCCTTATCTGGATCAAAAGGAACTTTACGAGAAAATTGACCTTTCAAAGCCGTGGGACGATCCGGTGAATGCGGAGGCGGCCGCGACTTACATTAGCGAGTATGATTGCCCGTCTACTTATTCCGAGTTGGAGCGGAACCGGACGGTGTATCTAGCCGTCGTCACGCCCGAGAGTTGCATTCGCCCAACCAAGGTGCGGCCAATTTCAGAAGTCACCGATGGTCTGCTGAATACGCTGATGGTGCTCGAAGTCCCGGTCAAATATGCCGTGCCGTGGATGTCCCCACAAGACGCCAATTTGCAGTTGGTGTTGAGCTCTATTTCCGGCGAAGATTTACAACACTCCGATGGGTTTAATGCGGGGTTGGCTGATGGGCGTGTGAAATTCCTCTCATCCGAAATTTCAGCGGCGACGCTACGAAGTCTGACGACGGCCGCGCAGGGAGACGTCGTGGGAGAGTTTTAG
- a CDS encoding DUF1559 domain-containing protein produces the protein MTGHPDGSPHKFTVVQSPFIKVVMTLVKLFAALCLGVLLLGFLVDLAGEREREAARGTQCRNNLRQIGLALHKYHDDYGGFPPAYTVDANGKPLHSWRTLLLPYLDHKDVYNAIDLSKPWDDPVNAKANTAVVAVYLCSSDQEERHRTPYLAVVTPGSCMRSTESRPLSEVTDGNPNPIMVIEVPMNSAVPWMSPQDADENLVLNSNSRDDLHHAGGNYVLFVDASCHLMSSDTPAAKLRSLISTAGDENSEPGADVNQ, from the coding sequence GTGACGGGCCATCCCGATGGCAGTCCGCATAAATTTACGGTTGTACAGTCGCCATTTATCAAAGTCGTAATGACTCTCGTCAAGCTATTCGCTGCATTGTGCCTTGGGGTGCTTCTGCTTGGTTTTCTTGTTGATTTGGCTGGCGAACGAGAACGCGAGGCTGCAAGAGGCACGCAGTGCCGGAACAACCTCAGGCAGATCGGGCTGGCACTGCACAAGTACCACGACGACTACGGTGGCTTTCCGCCCGCATACACGGTCGACGCTAATGGCAAGCCGTTGCACAGTTGGCGGACGCTCCTTTTGCCTTACCTTGATCACAAGGATGTGTACAACGCTATCGACCTGTCGAAGCCCTGGGACGACCCGGTGAATGCGAAAGCAAATACGGCGGTTGTGGCGGTGTATCTATGCTCGTCGGATCAGGAGGAGAGGCATCGAACACCCTATTTGGCCGTTGTGACGCCAGGGAGCTGCATGCGCTCAACCGAATCGCGGCCTCTGTCTGAAGTCACTGACGGAAATCCAAATCCGATCATGGTGATCGAAGTCCCAATGAACTCCGCGGTCCCCTGGATGTCTCCGCAGGATGCCGATGAAAATTTAGTGTTGAATTCCAATTCGAGAGACGACTTGCATCATGCTGGTGGAAACTACGTTCTCTTTGTTGATGCCAGTTGCCATCTCATGTCATCCGACACGCCGGCTGCGAAACTTCGCAGCCTAATTTCCACCGCAGGGGACGAAAATTCGGAGCCGGGCGCCGACGTCAACCAGTGA
- a CDS encoding DUF1559 domain-containing protein has product MSRRSSACGGHECERIEYFRRRGFTLTELLVIIGIIVVLIALLLPNVRQAREAARRTHCRNNLKNIGLALYNYHDVYGSFPPTYTVDADGKPLHSWRMLILPYSQKGTVYDRTDFSKPWDDPANTEVAAMLEPIYACPTTIITPDHTSYLAVVTPESCLRPLASLSIPEITDGTSNTIMVAEVPVKYAVPWMAPQDADEHMVLSPKPEDDLHHTGGSFHLFADGSVQFISSETETATLRGLITPAGGEGTDSF; this is encoded by the coding sequence ATGAGCAGACGTTCCTCAGCCTGTGGTGGTCATGAATGTGAGCGAATCGAATATTTTCGCCGGCGGGGTTTCACGCTCACCGAACTTCTCGTCATCATTGGCATCATTGTCGTTCTAATCGCGCTACTGTTACCAAACGTTCGTCAAGCTCGTGAGGCGGCGCGGCGTACGCATTGCCGGAACAACCTCAAGAATATCGGGCTGGCGCTGTACAACTATCATGATGTCTATGGCAGTTTTCCTCCCACCTATACGGTCGATGCGGACGGTAAGCCGCTACACAGTTGGCGGATGTTGATCTTGCCGTACTCGCAGAAAGGGACCGTTTACGATAGGACAGACTTCTCAAAACCGTGGGACGACCCGGCCAATACCGAAGTGGCTGCGATGCTCGAACCTATCTATGCCTGCCCGACGACCATCATCACGCCGGATCATACGTCCTATTTAGCCGTCGTGACGCCTGAGAGTTGCCTGCGACCATTGGCATCGCTGTCCATCCCCGAAATCACCGACGGAACATCGAACACGATTATGGTCGCTGAGGTACCGGTCAAATATGCCGTTCCTTGGATGGCACCACAGGACGCCGATGAACATATGGTTTTAAGCCCAAAACCGGAGGACGATTTACATCATACCGGCGGGAGTTTTCACCTCTTTGCGGATGGGAGTGTGCAATTCATCTCGTCCGAGACGGAGACTGCGACTCTTCGAGGCCTGATCACCCCGGCGGGAGGTGAAGGGACAGATTCATTCTAA
- a CDS encoding DUF1559 domain-containing protein, whose amino-acid sequence MSRRSSFLCSGLCNTTSQLARRGITLVEFLVVLGIMALLIALFMPTVRSRHAARRTQCRNNLKQIGLAMHNYHDVYGSFPPAYTVDADGKPLHSWRTLILPYMDQGLLYDKIDLSKAWDDPANAEARATVVPAFVCPTTELEPTQTVYLAVVTPDSCLRPNEPRTISEITDGTSNTILVMESPMNAAVPWMAPWDADARLMLSPKSEDDLHHTGGSLHLFADGSVQFISSDTETATLRGLITPAGGEEVGEY is encoded by the coding sequence ATGAGCAGACGTTCCTCATTTCTTTGTAGCGGCCTTTGTAACACGACGTCGCAACTTGCCCGGCGAGGGATCACGCTTGTCGAATTTCTTGTGGTTCTTGGCATTATGGCTTTGCTCATCGCACTCTTCATGCCGACCGTGCGCAGTCGTCACGCGGCGCGGCGTACGCAGTGCCGGAACAACCTGAAGCAAATCGGGTTGGCGATGCACAACTACCATGATGTCTATGGCAGCTTTCCGCCCGCTTATACGGTCGATGCGGACGGCAAGCCGCTGCACAGTTGGCGGACGTTGATTTTGCCGTATATGGATCAAGGGTTACTCTACGATAAAATTGACCTCTCCAAAGCGTGGGATGATCCGGCCAATGCGGAGGCGCGCGCAACGGTGGTACCGGCCTTTGTCTGCCCGACAACTGAATTGGAGCCGACGCAGACTGTGTACTTGGCGGTGGTCACTCCGGACAGTTGTCTGCGCCCCAACGAACCACGAACGATTTCTGAGATCACCGACGGCACGTCGAATACGATCTTAGTCATGGAATCGCCCATGAACGCAGCAGTCCCCTGGATGGCCCCCTGGGATGCCGATGCGCGGTTGATGTTGAGTCCGAAATCCGAGGACGATTTGCATCATACCGGCGGGAGTCTTCACCTCTTTGCGGATGGGAGTGTGCAATTCATCTCCTCCGACACGGAGACTGCGACTCTTAGAGGTTTGATCACCCCGGCAGGTGGTGAGGAGGTCGGTGAATACTGA
- a CDS encoding DUF1559 domain-containing protein, producing the protein MSRRSSSGGCGVISRTAIIRRRGFTLVEFLVVLGIIAILAVLILPEMYCGNGHRTMCRNNLKQIGLAMHIYHDVYGSFPPAYTVDADGKPLHSWRTLILPYMDHQTVYDKIDLSKPWDDPANAEARGTVVPVYICPSTELEPTQTVYLAVVTPDSCLRPNEPRTISEITDGTSNTILVMEAPMNAAVPWMAPWDADARLMLSPKSEDDLHHTGGSYHLFADGSVQFISSDTETATLRSLTTPAGGEEVGEW; encoded by the coding sequence ATGAGCAGACGTTCCTCTTCTGGTGGTTGCGGCGTAATCAGCCGAACGGCGATAATTCGTCGACGGGGGTTCACGCTTGTTGAATTTCTTGTGGTTCTTGGCATCATCGCGATTTTAGCTGTGCTAATCTTGCCCGAAATGTACTGTGGTAACGGACACCGGACGATGTGCCGGAACAACCTGAAGCAAATCGGGTTGGCGATGCACATCTACCATGATGTCTATGGCAGTTTTCCTCCCGCCTATACGGTCGATGCGGACGGCAAGCCACTGCATAGTTGGCGGACGTTGATCTTGCCGTATATGGACCATCAGACGGTCTACGACAAAATTGACCTGTCTAAACCGTGGGATGATCCAGCCAATGCGGAGGCGCGGGGAACGGTTGTGCCGGTCTATATTTGCCCGTCGACCGAATTAGAGCCAACGCAGACTGTGTACTTGGCTGTGGTCACTCCGGACAGTTGTCTGCGCCCCAACGAACCACGAACGATTTCTGAGATCACTGACGGCACGTCGAATACGATCTTGGTCATGGAAGCGCCCATGAACGCAGCAGTCCCCTGGATGGCCCCCTGGGATGCCGATGCCCGGTTGATGTTGAGTCCGAAATCCGAGGACGATTTGCATCACACTGGCGGGAGTTATCACCTCTTTGCGGATGGGAGTGTGCAATTCATCTCCTCCGACACGGAGACTGCGACGCTTCGAAGTCTGACCACCCCGGCCGGTGGTGAGGAAGTCGGTGAATGGTGA
- a CDS encoding DUF1559 domain-containing protein — protein sequence MSGQLLFPRGRIGSCAARMRRRGGTLTQLLVVLGIIVVIIALLLPNFRRAQELEQRSQCRRNLKQIGVALYEYHDIYGGFPPAYTVDANGKPLHSWRTLILPYMDQQALYDKIDLSKPWDDPTNAEAFTTAMDVYHCPMADLEQGQTVYLAVVTAESCLRPTEMRPISEITDGTSNTMVVMEVSVKYAVPWMAPWDADERIVLSPKPDDDLHHHGGNYYIFADTSIQFLSSETETATLRDLISAAGGETVGPF from the coding sequence ATGAGTGGCCAGCTCTTATTTCCTCGTGGCAGAATTGGATCCTGTGCGGCGCGAATGCGTCGGCGGGGGGGCACGCTCACGCAACTATTGGTGGTTTTAGGTATTATTGTCGTGATCATTGCGCTGCTATTACCCAATTTCCGTCGTGCCCAAGAACTAGAGCAGCGTTCGCAGTGCCGGCGCAACTTAAAACAAATCGGGGTGGCATTGTACGAATACCACGATATTTATGGTGGCTTCCCCCCCGCCTATACCGTTGATGCCAACGGTAAACCGCTGCACAGTTGGCGGACGCTGATTTTGCCGTATATGGACCAGCAGGCACTCTACGACAAAATCGACCTGTCGAAGCCGTGGGATGATCCAACGAATGCTGAAGCTTTTACGACGGCAATGGATGTTTATCACTGCCCAATGGCCGATTTGGAGCAGGGGCAAACGGTCTACTTAGCAGTCGTGACGGCAGAGAGTTGTTTGCGCCCAACGGAAATGCGGCCAATCTCGGAAATCACTGACGGCACGTCGAATACGATGGTGGTGATGGAAGTGTCTGTCAAATATGCCGTTCCTTGGATGGCACCGTGGGATGCCGATGAACGGATTGTGTTGAGCCCCAAGCCCGACGACGACTTGCACCATCATGGCGGGAATTATTACATCTTCGCTGATACAAGCATTCAATTCCTTTCGTCCGAAACGGAGACTGCGACTCTTCGCGATCTGATATCCGCTGCGGGTGGCGAAACGGTAGGTCCATTCTGA
- a CDS encoding DUF2306 domain-containing protein, with the protein MPNLSTITLRRLLTGLTCLLIAKVVVLTLVSYRDYVPPDFHADFLFGREPYFYGSYAWAFYVHIFAGPVTLVLGVILLSNRFRLRFPRWHRILGRVQAVCVLFFLAPSGLWMARWAMTGAMAGSSFAMLSIATGLCVALGWRAAVQRRFAVHQRWMQRCFVLLCSAVVIRVMGGLTIVTAADAPWIYPLSSWLSWTVPLLIYETLRPRKPTMPRDPETPIAKDETGTVARATG; encoded by the coding sequence ATGCCCAACCTTTCTACCATCACACTACGACGTCTGCTCACCGGGCTGACTTGCCTGTTGATCGCTAAGGTCGTCGTCCTCACGCTGGTCAGCTATCGCGACTACGTCCCGCCTGATTTCCATGCCGACTTTCTCTTCGGCCGTGAACCGTATTTTTATGGCAGTTATGCCTGGGCGTTTTACGTCCATATCTTCGCCGGGCCAGTGACACTGGTGTTAGGCGTGATTCTATTGAGCAATCGGTTCCGCCTACGCTTTCCCCGCTGGCATCGCATTTTGGGGCGAGTGCAAGCGGTGTGTGTTCTGTTCTTTCTCGCCCCCAGTGGGCTGTGGATGGCGCGGTGGGCGATGACCGGTGCTATGGCGGGCAGTAGTTTTGCAATGCTGTCGATTGCGACCGGATTGTGTGTCGCCCTGGGCTGGCGGGCTGCGGTACAGCGGCGATTTGCCGTGCACCAACGTTGGATGCAGCGCTGCTTCGTGTTGCTCTGCTCGGCGGTCGTGATCCGCGTGATGGGGGGCCTGACGATCGTGACCGCCGCCGACGCCCCGTGGATTTATCCGCTCTCCTCCTGGCTGAGCTGGACCGTCCCGCTGCTAATTTATGAGACGCTGCGGCCCCGTAAGCCAACAATGCCGCGTGACCCTGAAACCCCGATCGCCAAAGATGAGACGGGGACTGTCGCTCGAGCCACTGGCTAA